The Terriglobia bacterium genome includes a region encoding these proteins:
- a CDS encoding response regulator — protein sequence MRSLHNIPVGQKFTLIIMITMITALLMLAGAFLAYDYRDSRREAFDQLATLSKIVADNSTAALTFEDDKAAAEVLAALAAEAGIESACTYNLLGQVIAKYGRNQRQSCPEQPSAQTGGALVAGGAVFVQPVVLRGRQRGTIYIRSNLQSMRARRDRFTVITLAFLLSSLAAGAMVGNVLRKYIVHPIGELAALMGVVSRSRDYSLRAVPRGSDEIGQLVEGCNRMLRQIEEGQKELAEARDTAEAASRSKSEFLANMSHEIRTPMNGIIGMTELALTTDLTAEQREFLTLVRSSADSLLVVINDILDYSKIEAGKIVLDSVQFNMWGLLGDLMKTSAIAAHRKGLELAYRMEPSVPPELVGDPVRLRQVLLNLVGNAIKFTDAGEVVVNVRGEEQGNRLTLHFTVRDTGIGIPPEKQKKIFQAFEQADTSTTRHYGGTGLGLAISTRIVLLMGGKIWVESDSGTGSIFHFTGEFTIPQGVEQPTPLEMEDLAGLRVLIIDDNETNRRILEEMTRHWKMRPEGAASGEAGLRALAKAATTERPFRLILLDEQMPGMDGFEVIQLIRANPHFDGATIMMLTSANQTESAVRCRKLGVAHYLIKPIKPAELLIAIRSALGEAPAPVLAPRQPAAAAPKGRSLRILVAEDNLVNQKLAVRLLEKLGHSAVLAENGSEAIAKWQQSAYDLIFMDVQMAEMDGLEATRRIREQEESSGGHIPIVAMTAYAMSGDRERCLEAGMDGYISKPVSLAALEQAIADPAGAAAPVAATRVER from the coding sequence ATGAGAAGCCTGCACAACATCCCGGTGGGGCAGAAGTTCACGCTGATCATCATGATCACCATGATCACGGCCCTGTTGATGCTGGCGGGCGCGTTTCTCGCCTATGACTACCGCGATTCCCGGCGCGAAGCGTTTGACCAACTGGCGACCTTGAGCAAGATCGTGGCCGACAACAGCACGGCGGCGCTGACCTTCGAAGATGACAAGGCCGCGGCGGAGGTGCTGGCCGCGCTGGCCGCCGAAGCCGGCATTGAAAGCGCGTGTACTTACAACCTGCTGGGACAAGTCATCGCCAAGTACGGTCGAAACCAAAGACAGAGCTGCCCGGAGCAGCCGTCGGCCCAGACCGGCGGCGCCCTGGTGGCTGGCGGCGCCGTGTTCGTGCAGCCGGTGGTGCTGCGAGGACGCCAGCGCGGAACCATCTACATCCGGTCCAACCTGCAGTCGATGCGGGCGCGCCGGGACCGCTTCACCGTGATCACCCTGGCGTTCCTGCTGAGCTCGCTGGCGGCCGGAGCGATGGTCGGCAATGTCCTGCGGAAATACATTGTCCACCCAATCGGCGAACTGGCGGCCCTGATGGGAGTGGTCTCGCGTTCGCGCGACTACTCGCTGCGCGCCGTGCCCCGGGGCTCCGATGAGATCGGGCAATTGGTCGAAGGCTGCAACCGCATGTTGCGCCAGATCGAGGAAGGCCAAAAGGAGCTGGCCGAAGCCCGGGACACAGCCGAGGCGGCCAGCCGCTCAAAAAGCGAATTCCTGGCCAATATGAGCCACGAGATTCGCACCCCGATGAACGGCATCATCGGCATGACCGAGCTGGCGCTCACTACCGATCTCACCGCCGAGCAACGCGAGTTTCTCACCCTCGTGAGATCTTCGGCCGATTCCCTGCTCGTGGTCATCAACGACATCCTGGATTACTCCAAAATCGAAGCCGGAAAAATCGTGCTCGATTCCGTGCAGTTCAACATGTGGGGGCTGCTGGGCGACCTGATGAAGACCTCGGCCATTGCCGCGCACCGCAAAGGCCTGGAGCTGGCGTATCGCATGGAACCGTCGGTGCCCCCGGAACTGGTGGGCGACCCGGTGCGGCTGCGGCAGGTTCTGCTCAATCTGGTCGGCAACGCCATCAAGTTCACCGACGCCGGCGAAGTCGTCGTCAACGTGCGGGGAGAAGAACAGGGCAACCGCCTCACGCTGCACTTCACCGTCAGGGACACCGGCATCGGCATCCCCCCGGAGAAACAGAAGAAAATCTTCCAGGCCTTCGAGCAGGCAGACACTTCGACCACGCGGCATTACGGCGGGACGGGGCTTGGGCTGGCCATCTCCACCCGCATCGTGCTGCTCATGGGCGGCAAGATCTGGGTGGAGAGCGATTCGGGTACCGGATCGATTTTCCACTTCACCGGCGAGTTCACTATTCCGCAAGGCGTGGAACAACCCACCCCGCTGGAGATGGAGGATCTCGCCGGGTTACGCGTACTGATCATCGACGACAACGAGACCAATCGGCGCATCCTGGAAGAAATGACGCGCCACTGGAAGATGCGGCCCGAAGGCGCGGCGTCCGGCGAGGCCGGGCTGCGCGCGCTGGCCAAAGCCGCGACCACGGAACGGCCGTTCCGCCTGATCCTGCTGGACGAACAAATGCCGGGCATGGACGGCTTCGAGGTCATCCAGTTGATCCGTGCCAATCCGCACTTCGACGGGGCGACCATCATGATGCTTACCTCCGCCAATCAGACCGAAAGCGCGGTACGCTGCCGCAAGCTGGGGGTGGCCCATTACCTGATCAAGCCGATCAAGCCGGCGGAGTTGCTGATCGCCATCCGCAGCGCGCTCGGGGAAGCGCCGGCGCCCGTGCTCGCGCCGCGCCAACCGGCCGCGGCCGCACCCAAGGGACGCTCGTTGCGCATTCTGGTTGCCGAAGACAACCTGGTGAACCAGAAGCTGGCGGTGAGGCTGCTGGAAAAACTGGGCCACAGCGCGGTGCTGGCGGAGAACGGAAGCGAGGCGATCGCCAAGTGGCAGCAGTCGGCCTACGACCTGATCTTCATGGACGTGCAGATGGCGGAGATGGATGGCCTGGAGGCCACGCGGCGGATCCGTGAACAGGAGGAGAGCAGCGGCGGGCACATCCCGATCGTCGCCATGACGGCGTACGCGATGAGCGGAGACCGCGAGCGCTGCCTGGAGGCGGGCATGGACGGTTACATCTCCAAGCCGGTCAGCCTGGCGGCACTGGAGCAGGCCATCGCCGACCCGGCGGGCGCCGCCGCCCCGGTCGCAGCCACGCGGGTTGAAAGGTGA
- a CDS encoding YfiR family protein yields the protein MGHTSSQFAGMLRAIVLGAVALALGPGILSSPASAQGKHSLPEEHQLKAAFVFNLIPFVEWPAARAGERLVVGFAGEGPMETALQSFFKEQGPRASGIEMRVVHGRNELRACHVLFLAYPDGTRMREALAQLQGASVLTIGDGEAFVRMGGVIGFEAQGNKLRLLVNPNAAQRARLRISAKLMSMSTAVPDEFWRD from the coding sequence ATGGGACACACAAGCTCGCAATTCGCCGGCATGCTACGCGCGATCGTGTTGGGCGCAGTCGCCCTCGCGCTCGGGCCCGGAATTTTATCTTCGCCGGCATCCGCGCAGGGCAAACATTCGCTCCCCGAGGAGCACCAGCTCAAAGCCGCCTTCGTTTTCAACCTGATCCCCTTCGTGGAATGGCCGGCGGCGAGAGCGGGCGAGCGGCTGGTGGTGGGCTTCGCCGGCGAAGGGCCGATGGAAACCGCACTGCAATCCTTCTTCAAGGAACAGGGGCCACGAGCTTCCGGCATTGAGATGCGCGTGGTGCATGGACGCAACGAACTGCGCGCCTGCCATGTCCTGTTCCTGGCGTACCCGGACGGCACGCGCATGCGGGAGGCCCTGGCCCAGTTGCAAGGGGCCAGCGTGCTGACGATCGGCGACGGAGAGGCATTCGTGCGCATGGGAGGCGTGATCGGGTTCGAGGCGCAAGGCAACAAACTGCGTCTGCTGGTCAATCCGAACGCCGCGCAACGGGCGCGCCTGCGCATCAGCGCCAAGCTGATGAGCATGTCAACGGCGGTTCCGGACGAGTTCTGGAGAGACTGA
- a CDS encoding TonB-dependent receptor, with protein MTVRILAFLVVLGLVAPVAAGQQDAGGDLKTLNLEQLMNVQFYTASKRAQKASDTPASVTVVTADDIRTFGYRTLAEVLDGVRGLWVNYDRNYSYLGVRGFSRPGNYNTRILLLVNGHRLNDDIVDGGMIGTDFPLDLDLIERIEIVRGPSSSLYGTNAFFGVINILTRQAPIATKVEVSSDVGSQYARRGRVTIGLPQLLKGALFSASLYQSDGAESLYFPEFDSPPTNHGIVSGRDGDRYGNAFAVVQLKEHFELQALVGSRRKQVPTAPYGGSFNDSIDQTIDSRGFVDLAYKRQFASGMQLMARWYYDAYAFHGTYAFDFPDVTVVGDFNMRDDLVGSEINLSRPLGQRNIVTAGTEFRYNLRQIQQARADIFPDLLLDDRRNSSVYAVFAQDEITLTSRLSLNTGVRIDHYSTFGTAVSPRFAAIYHPDGKTTLKYIFGRAFRAPSANELFFGNIVLLQANPLLKPETILSHNMGVERALTPELRVSAEAFLNNMEDLIDLSVNPANGSMRYENVHSNRGQGLEFEIQAQRHGWRGDLSYTLQKGEDQQTHERLPNAPLHLAKLKVQVPIGSTFLGGIELRYASPQYTDPGYRIPERFITNITVSNRKPLLGFDISASCYNLFDRSNYDPVGSYLRQQRILQDGRGFRIKIARAFSRD; from the coding sequence ATGACGGTGCGCATTTTGGCTTTTCTGGTAGTGCTCGGGCTGGTTGCGCCGGTCGCGGCAGGACAACAGGATGCGGGCGGTGACTTAAAAACGCTCAACCTCGAGCAGCTCATGAACGTGCAGTTCTACACGGCGTCGAAACGAGCGCAGAAGGCCAGCGACACACCGGCATCGGTGACGGTGGTGACCGCCGACGACATTCGCACCTTCGGCTACCGAACGCTGGCGGAGGTCTTGGATGGGGTTCGCGGATTATGGGTGAACTACGACCGCAATTACAGCTACTTGGGAGTGCGCGGTTTCTCACGTCCGGGAAACTACAACACGCGCATCCTACTGCTGGTCAACGGGCACCGGCTCAATGACGATATCGTGGATGGAGGGATGATCGGAACCGACTTCCCGCTGGATCTGGATCTGATTGAGCGGATCGAGATCGTCCGCGGCCCGAGTTCATCGCTGTACGGCACCAACGCCTTCTTCGGAGTGATCAACATCCTGACGCGCCAAGCGCCGATTGCCACCAAGGTCGAGGTTTCCAGCGATGTTGGCAGCCAGTACGCCCGCCGGGGGCGGGTGACGATCGGGTTGCCGCAGCTGCTGAAGGGGGCGCTGTTTTCGGCCTCGCTTTACCAATCCGACGGGGCGGAATCGCTGTATTTTCCCGAATTCGACTCGCCGCCAACCAACCATGGAATTGTCTCCGGACGGGACGGCGACCGCTATGGCAACGCTTTCGCTGTGGTGCAACTGAAAGAACACTTTGAGTTGCAGGCGCTGGTGGGTTCGCGCCGGAAACAAGTGCCGACGGCCCCCTACGGTGGGTCTTTCAACGATTCCATCGACCAGACGATTGACTCACGCGGATTCGTGGACCTGGCCTACAAACGCCAGTTCGCATCCGGAATGCAGTTGATGGCGAGGTGGTATTACGACGCCTATGCCTTCCATGGCACTTACGCCTTCGATTTTCCCGATGTGACCGTCGTGGGGGACTTCAACATGCGGGACGACTTGGTCGGCAGCGAAATCAACCTGTCGCGCCCTTTAGGACAGCGGAACATCGTTACCGCCGGGACGGAATTTCGGTACAACCTGCGGCAAATCCAGCAAGCGCGCGCCGACATCTTTCCCGATCTCCTCCTGGATGACCGCCGCAACTCCAGCGTCTATGCTGTTTTTGCGCAAGACGAGATCACGCTGACCTCGCGGCTGTCGCTCAATACCGGGGTTCGCATCGACCACTACAGCACCTTCGGAACAGCGGTGAGCCCGCGTTTTGCCGCCATCTATCACCCCGACGGAAAAACCACTTTGAAGTACATCTTTGGTCGTGCTTTCCGGGCGCCCTCGGCCAACGAACTGTTTTTCGGCAATATCGTTTTATTGCAGGCGAATCCGTTGCTGAAACCGGAGACCATCCTGAGCCACAACATGGGCGTGGAACGCGCGCTGACTCCTGAACTGCGCGTGTCGGCGGAAGCGTTCCTCAACAACATGGAAGATCTCATTGATCTCTCGGTCAATCCGGCAAACGGGTCGATGCGCTACGAGAATGTCCACTCGAACCGGGGACAGGGCTTGGAATTTGAGATCCAGGCGCAGCGGCACGGCTGGCGGGGAGACCTCAGCTACACGCTGCAGAAGGGCGAGGATCAGCAGACGCATGAGAGGCTGCCGAATGCGCCGCTGCACCTGGCCAAGCTGAAAGTGCAAGTTCCGATCGGCAGCACCTTCCTGGGCGGGATTGAATTGCGCTACGCCAGCCCGCAATACACCGACCCGGGATACCGAATTCCCGAGCGGTTTATCACCAACATCACGGTGTCGAACCGCAAGCCGCTGCTGGGATTCGACATCTCGGCAAGCTGCTACAACCTGTTCGACCGCAGCAACTACGATCCGGTGGGCTCGTACCTGCGACAGCAGCGCATCCTGCAGGATGGGCGCGGCTTCCGCATCAAGATCGCGCGCGCATTTTCACGGGATTAG
- the polX gene encoding DNA polymerase/3'-5' exonuclease PolX has protein sequence MPEQRPLDNKAIASILNETADLMEINGDDPFRIRSYRRAAEAIEALDQPIWALIPEPKKLLEIPGIGKGMSAHLKDLYETGRVTTHAELLKKYHPSMLELLKIQGLGPKTIALLWSAHQVSDLEGVEKLARAGKLRELPRMGEKQEQKILKAIESYRRISGRFCLDHADEIAQKLSDHVAHLPGVDKVTPAGSLRRGRETVGDLDILITGKCCLHEEQRNAVIEQIVGFPGILEVIARGENKVSFKLSSGMQVDVRLLPPESFGAAMQYFTGSKSHNVALRQRALKLGYTLNEYGLVKLEGEKRVAGKTEEEIYAKLGMDCPPPELRENSGEIEAAIEHRLPKLIEQRDLQGDVHMHTVETDGKCTIEEMADAARARGYKYMAITDHSKNLAMANGLDDKRALAHVKKIRKASEKAAGIRIFAGIELDILADGSLDLSDSVLEEMDIVIASVHSAFNQEPQQMTDRLLKAIANKHVSVIGHPTGRILLRRDAYPFDMEAVLAAAARNLVAMELNAYPDRLDLCDRHLRMAKDRGVKIVINTDSHHTTHLELIKYGVVQARRAWLTKEDVLNTLTTEKFAKAMKKQWPVVSGQDHQPHSGE, from the coding sequence ATGCCCGAACAACGCCCGCTCGACAACAAAGCCATCGCCTCCATCCTCAATGAAACGGCCGACTTGATGGAGATCAACGGCGACGATCCCTTCCGTATCCGTTCTTATCGCCGCGCCGCCGAAGCCATCGAAGCGCTCGACCAGCCCATCTGGGCGCTGATACCCGAACCCAAGAAGCTGCTCGAAATTCCCGGCATCGGCAAAGGCATGAGCGCCCACCTGAAAGACCTCTACGAGACCGGCCGGGTCACAACGCACGCCGAACTTCTCAAGAAGTACCACCCTTCCATGCTTGAGCTGCTGAAGATCCAGGGCCTCGGCCCCAAGACCATCGCTCTGCTGTGGAGCGCGCACCAGGTCAGCGATCTGGAAGGCGTGGAAAAGCTGGCACGCGCCGGCAAGCTGCGCGAGCTGCCGCGCATGGGCGAGAAGCAGGAACAGAAAATCCTCAAGGCAATCGAGAGTTACCGCCGCATCTCCGGCCGCTTCTGCCTCGACCACGCCGACGAGATCGCGCAGAAACTCAGCGATCACGTGGCGCATTTGCCGGGCGTGGACAAGGTCACGCCTGCCGGCTCGCTGCGCCGCGGACGCGAAACCGTCGGCGACCTCGACATCCTCATTACCGGCAAGTGCTGCCTGCACGAGGAGCAGCGCAACGCCGTCATCGAGCAGATCGTGGGCTTCCCCGGCATTCTCGAGGTCATCGCCCGCGGGGAAAACAAGGTCAGCTTCAAGCTGAGCAGCGGCATGCAGGTGGACGTGCGCCTGCTCCCGCCGGAATCCTTCGGCGCCGCCATGCAGTATTTCACCGGCTCGAAATCGCACAACGTCGCCCTGCGCCAGCGCGCGCTCAAGCTCGGCTACACGCTCAACGAATACGGCTTGGTCAAGCTCGAAGGCGAGAAGCGCGTCGCCGGCAAGACGGAAGAGGAAATCTACGCCAAGCTCGGCATGGATTGCCCTCCTCCTGAGCTGCGCGAAAACAGCGGCGAAATCGAAGCCGCCATCGAGCACCGCTTGCCCAAGCTCATCGAGCAGCGCGACCTCCAGGGCGACGTGCACATGCACACCGTGGAAACCGACGGCAAGTGCACCATCGAGGAGATGGCCGACGCCGCCCGCGCTCGCGGTTACAAGTACATGGCCATCACCGACCATTCCAAAAATCTGGCGATGGCCAACGGCCTCGACGACAAGCGAGCGCTGGCGCACGTCAAGAAAATCCGCAAGGCGAGCGAGAAGGCCGCCGGCATTCGCATCTTTGCCGGCATTGAATTGGACATCCTCGCTGACGGCTCGCTCGACCTCTCCGACTCCGTGCTGGAAGAAATGGATATCGTCATCGCCAGCGTCCACTCGGCCTTCAACCAGGAACCGCAGCAGATGACCGACCGCCTGCTGAAAGCTATCGCGAACAAGCACGTCTCCGTCATCGGCCATCCCACGGGACGTATCCTGCTGCGGCGCGATGCCTATCCGTTCGACATGGAAGCCGTGCTCGCCGCCGCCGCGCGCAACCTGGTCGCTATGGAGTTGAACGCGTATCCCGATCGCCTCGACCTCTGCGATCGCCATCTGCGCATGGCCAAGGACCGTGGTGTGAAGATCGTCATCAACACTGACTCCCACCACACCACGCACCTGGAACTAATCAAGTACGGCGTCGTGCAGGCCCGCCGCGCCTGGCTGACGAAAGAAGACGTGCTCAACACCTTGACTACAGAAAAATTCGCTAAGGCGATGAAGAAGCAATGGCCGGTGGTCAGTGGTCAGGACCACCAGCCGCATAGCGGCGAATGA
- a CDS encoding cold shock domain-containing protein, translating to MQGKVKWFNNAKGFGFIGREDGPDVFVHYSAITSEGYKSLQEGDDVEFEIVQGQKGPQAGNVTKLTA from the coding sequence ATTCAAGGCAAAGTGAAGTGGTTCAACAACGCAAAGGGATTCGGCTTCATCGGCCGCGAGGATGGTCCGGACGTCTTCGTCCATTACAGCGCCATTACTTCGGAGGGCTATAAGAGCCTGCAGGAAGGCGACGATGTCGAGTTCGAGATCGTCCAAGGCCAGAAGGGGCCGCAAGCCGGAAATGTTACCAAGCTGACGGCCTGA
- a CDS encoding NUDIX hydrolase, with translation MPRTRKRKRAKIISSRAVYRGPVFFVTTDRVHEPGSIVVRRDVVRHSGSIVIMAVDDTRSEPRVLLARQYRHAANDYLWELPAGRIDPGESELEGAKRELIEETGYTAAHWRRALFFYSSPGFLDETMAVYLATGLKRGKAQPEEDEVIQKRMFPLAQLVRMVMSGAIRDGKTIAAVLWLSETSRKK, from the coding sequence ATGCCACGAACCCGCAAGCGCAAGCGAGCCAAGATCATCTCCTCCCGCGCCGTCTATCGCGGACCGGTTTTCTTTGTCACTACCGACCGCGTCCACGAGCCCGGAAGTATCGTGGTCCGCCGCGACGTCGTCCGCCACAGCGGCTCTATCGTCATCATGGCGGTGGACGATACCCGCTCCGAGCCGCGCGTCCTGCTCGCGCGCCAGTACCGCCACGCCGCCAACGACTACCTGTGGGAGCTTCCTGCTGGACGCATTGACCCCGGCGAATCCGAGCTCGAGGGCGCCAAGCGCGAGCTGATCGAGGAAACCGGCTACACCGCCGCGCACTGGCGCCGCGCCCTCTTCTTCTATTCCAGCCCCGGCTTCCTCGACGAAACCATGGCCGTCTATCTCGCTACCGGGTTGAAGCGCGGCAAGGCGCAGCCCGAAGAAGATGAGGTCATCCAGAAACGCATGTTCCCGCTTGCGCAACTGGTTCGCATGGTCATGAGCGGCGCCATCCGCGACGGCAAAACCATTGCGGCCGTCCTTTGGCTCTCCGAGACATCTCGAAAAAAATAA
- a CDS encoding DUF2520 domain-containing protein produces the protein MPRKPAITMVGPGNLGSAMARALHAAGYRVREIVHRGGISAKRARALAREIGARDAVTGEARFDAEIVWICVGDGAIAACAAELAKATRWDGKIAFHSSGALSSRELQRLKKRGAAVASVHPMMTFVRNVRPDLRGVTFAIEGDAGAVRAARRIARDLGGRAVLIEARRKPMYHAFGAFTSPLIVATIAAAERVARKAGLDRVSARAAIAPILRQTVANYIEHGPGGAFSGPLVRGDIETVRRHLEVLRALPEARAAYVALARSAMKTLPVKRKRAIAELLKNL, from the coding sequence ATGCCACGCAAGCCAGCGATCACGATGGTCGGGCCGGGGAACCTGGGCAGTGCCATGGCACGCGCGCTGCACGCGGCGGGATATCGCGTGCGGGAGATTGTTCATCGCGGCGGCATATCGGCTAAACGCGCCCGCGCCTTGGCACGCGAGATCGGCGCCCGTGACGCGGTTACAGGCGAGGCCAGGTTCGATGCCGAGATCGTTTGGATCTGCGTGGGCGACGGTGCGATCGCTGCCTGTGCGGCGGAGCTGGCCAAGGCCACCAGGTGGGATGGAAAGATCGCGTTCCATTCCAGCGGGGCGCTGAGCAGCCGGGAGCTGCAGCGGCTCAAGAAGCGGGGTGCGGCAGTCGCGTCCGTTCATCCCATGATGACATTCGTACGCAACGTGCGGCCGGACTTGCGAGGGGTCACGTTTGCCATCGAGGGTGATGCCGGGGCGGTGCGCGCGGCGCGGCGGATTGCGCGTGACCTGGGCGGACGCGCGGTGCTGATTGAGGCGCGGCGCAAGCCGATGTATCACGCGTTTGGGGCATTTACGTCGCCGCTGATTGTGGCGACCATTGCGGCGGCGGAGCGGGTGGCACGCAAGGCCGGATTGGACCGGGTTTCAGCCCGGGCGGCGATTGCGCCTATCCTCCGGCAGACGGTGGCGAATTATATCGAGCACGGCCCGGGGGGTGCGTTCAGCGGACCCCTGGTGCGCGGGGACATCGAGACCGTGCGGCGGCACCTGGAGGTGCTGCGGGCGCTGCCCGAGGCGCGAGCGGCGTATGTGGCGCTGGCACGGAGCGCGATGAAAACGCTGCCGGTGAAGAGGAAGAGGGCGATTGCGGAGTTGTTGAAGAATTTGTGA
- a CDS encoding energy transducer TonB has translation MFTESLLETSAHSRRGLSTILSFAVQTVAIVALVLLPLFYTQALPGIVTLGPLIGPPPGEPAHAASNEQRSTRASTSEIVDNTVREPMQIRKGVAEIHDQASPEPIVDNGFAVPGATGSREAGTQIMSLLAPPPRPSAPPPAPPTRPVPISGGVSQGLLIQQVRPAYPALAIAARVQGPVILSALISRGGTIENLRLVSGHPMLVQAAIEAVRQWRYRPYLLNGEPVEVETQITVNFTLGGG, from the coding sequence GTGTTCACCGAATCTCTCCTGGAGACGTCTGCCCACTCGCGCCGCGGCTTGTCCACGATCCTGTCGTTCGCCGTACAAACCGTCGCCATTGTCGCGCTGGTTTTGTTGCCGCTGTTCTACACCCAGGCTCTACCCGGAATTGTCACGCTCGGTCCTCTGATTGGCCCGCCGCCGGGTGAGCCTGCTCATGCCGCGTCGAATGAGCAGCGCTCGACGCGTGCGTCAACCTCCGAGATAGTGGACAACACTGTGCGGGAGCCGATGCAGATTCGGAAGGGAGTCGCCGAGATTCACGACCAGGCCTCCCCCGAACCCATCGTGGACAACGGATTTGCGGTTCCGGGCGCCACCGGTTCTCGCGAAGCCGGCACGCAGATCATGTCGCTGCTGGCGCCTCCGCCCAGGCCCAGCGCGCCGCCGCCCGCGCCTCCGACGCGCCCCGTTCCGATTTCCGGTGGCGTTTCGCAGGGTCTTCTGATCCAGCAAGTGCGCCCGGCGTATCCGGCGCTGGCCATCGCGGCCCGTGTGCAAGGACCGGTCATCCTGAGCGCGCTCATCAGCCGCGGCGGTACGATTGAAAACCTCCGGCTGGTAAGCGGCCATCCCATGCTCGTGCAAGCCGCTATCGAAGCGGTCCGGCAATGGCGGTACCGGCCGTACCTGCTCAATGGGGAGCCGGTCGAGGTCGAGACTCAAATCACCGTGAACTTCACCCTTGGCGGCGGATGA
- a CDS encoding 2-dehydropantoate 2-reductase — protein MKFLIAGAGAVGAYMGAKMARAGLDVTLFARGKHLQVIQERGVRVAGAEEEFQARPKTTGNLEQAGVFDVVFLTVKAHSLPQLAPQLRSVIGPETTVVSTQNGIPWWFFQGAGGELEGLRLERVDPGGVVSAAIPAKQVLGSIIYFATDIAEPGVVRHTEGSRISLGEPDGTRSERARKIAEALIASGLRCPITTHIRREIWVKILGNVVFNPVSALSGATLAQMTGHPEVSAIVREVMRETEAVGKKLGFELPITIDQRIAGAAKVGEHKTSMLQDLEAGRPLELDAIVGAVVELGERLKVSMPHTRTIYACTKLLAEVRSGSVSKMPEKAITIKEVTTAEIDSVARELLAASETGAMVAVPPSDRGFDLDACYAVEWEIKRRREQAGHKAVGRKVGFANKAMWRILKLPTLVWGHMYDDTVHYAENNSAEISLPKARSLKIEPEIMFGLKRPITAEGLDAAAALDACEWIAFGFEIIDGPFPDWKFQPGDFVASLGLHAALIVGERKPVTPDLIPTLIEQLPSFKVRMSKNGAFVEEGSGKNSLRSPALCLAELGGAVLKRGQPPLGTGEIISSGTLTAGHLTGPGDTWTAELHGLPLPNLSLRLA, from the coding sequence ATGAAGTTTCTGATCGCCGGCGCGGGCGCCGTGGGGGCCTACATGGGGGCCAAGATGGCGCGCGCCGGATTGGACGTCACGCTATTCGCGCGCGGCAAGCATCTCCAGGTCATCCAGGAACGCGGCGTTCGCGTGGCCGGCGCCGAGGAGGAGTTCCAAGCTCGGCCCAAGACCACCGGCAACCTGGAGCAGGCAGGCGTTTTCGACGTCGTGTTCCTGACCGTGAAGGCGCACAGCCTTCCGCAACTGGCGCCGCAGTTGCGCAGCGTCATCGGTCCGGAAACCACGGTCGTCAGCACGCAGAACGGCATTCCCTGGTGGTTTTTTCAGGGCGCAGGCGGCGAACTCGAAGGCCTTCGTCTGGAACGCGTCGATCCCGGCGGCGTGGTTTCCGCCGCGATTCCCGCGAAGCAGGTACTCGGCTCGATCATCTACTTCGCGACGGATATCGCCGAGCCCGGCGTCGTCCGCCACACCGAGGGCAGCCGCATCTCGCTCGGCGAGCCGGATGGAACCCGCTCGGAACGCGCCCGGAAAATAGCGGAGGCGCTGATTGCCTCAGGCCTGCGCTGCCCCATCACTACCCACATCCGGCGGGAAATCTGGGTCAAGATTCTCGGCAACGTCGTGTTCAATCCGGTGAGCGCCCTCAGCGGGGCGACGCTGGCGCAAATGACGGGTCATCCGGAGGTTTCGGCCATCGTCCGCGAGGTGATGCGCGAGACCGAAGCTGTCGGCAAGAAGCTTGGCTTCGAATTGCCCATCACCATTGATCAGCGCATCGCCGGCGCTGCCAAAGTTGGCGAGCACAAGACTTCCATGCTCCAGGACCTGGAGGCCGGGCGCCCGCTCGAACTCGATGCCATCGTCGGCGCGGTTGTCGAACTGGGCGAGCGCCTGAAAGTTTCGATGCCGCACACGCGCACCATCTACGCCTGTACCAAACTCCTTGCGGAAGTCCGCAGCGGGAGCGTGTCCAAGATGCCAGAGAAAGCAATCACCATTAAAGAAGTGACCACCGCAGAAATCGACTCCGTCGCGCGCGAACTCCTCGCCGCGTCCGAAACCGGTGCGATGGTGGCCGTCCCGCCGTCGGACCGCGGTTTCGATCTCGACGCGTGCTACGCCGTGGAATGGGAAATCAAGCGCCGGCGCGAGCAGGCCGGGCACAAGGCGGTGGGCCGCAAGGTCGGCTTCGCGAACAAGGCGATGTGGCGCATCCTCAAGCTGCCGACGCTGGTCTGGGGCCACATGTACGACGACACCGTCCACTACGCCGAAAACAATTCCGCCGAGATTTCGCTGCCCAAGGCGCGCTCGCTGAAGATCGAGCCGGAAATCATGTTCGGCCTGAAGCGGCCGATCACTGCGGAAGGCCTGGACGCCGCGGCAGCGCTCGACGCCTGCGAATGGATTGCCTTCGGCTTCGAGATCATTGACGGCCCGTTTCCCGACTGGAAATTTCAACCCGGCGATTTCGTCGCATCGCTCGGCTTGCACGCCGCGCTCATTGTCGGCGAACGCAAGCCGGTCACGCCTGACCTGATTCCCACGCTCATCGAGCAGCTCCCGTCATTCAAGGTCCGCATGTCGAAAAACGGCGCGTTCGTCGAAGAGGGCTCGGGAAAAAATTCCTTGCGCAGTCCCGCGTTATGCCTGGCGGAATTGGGGGGAGCCGTGCTGAAGCGCGGTCAACCACCGTTGGGCACGGGCGAGATTATCAGCTCCGGCACGCTGACCGCCGGCCATCTGACCGGCCCAGGCGATACCTGGACCGCCGAACTTCACGGACTTCCCCTCCCCAATCTTTCCCTTCGGCTCGCGTAG